A genome region from Populus alba chromosome 3, ASM523922v2, whole genome shotgun sequence includes the following:
- the LOC118040190 gene encoding chloride channel protein CLC-c, with translation MEEDHSRREGNGFEIEDDDKEHSVSMLREPFLVRNIKNNTSQIAIVGANTCPIESLDYEIADNELFKQDWRSRKKVEIYQYVVLKWTLALLIGLGTGLVGFFNNLAVENIAGFKLLLTNNLMLENKYYQAFATYAGCNVVLAIAAAALCAYVAPAAAGSGIPEVKAYLNGVDAPSILAPATLFVKIFGSIFGVAAGFVVGKEGPMVHTGACIASLLGQGGSRKYHLTWKWLRYFKNDRDRRDLVTCGSAAGVAAAFRAPVGGVLFALEEAASWWRSALLWRTFFTTAVVAVVLRGLIDFCRSGKCGLFGQGGLIMFDVNSRKAFYSTPDLLAVVFLGVIGGVFGSLYNYCVVKVLRTYSLINERGPSFKILLVIVISLLTSCCSYGLPWLSKCIPCPPHLAEKCPTEGRSGNFKNFQCPPNHYNDLASLVFNTNDDAIRNLFTSGSEKEFHLSTLMVFFFAIYCLGIVTYGIAVPSGLFIPVILAGASYGRLTGTMLGPLSNLDAGPCALLGAASFLGGTMRMTVSLCVILLELTNDLLMLPLMMLVLLISKTVADCFNKGIYDQMVRMKGFPYMEAHAEPYMRHLVASDVVSGPLVSFSGIEKVGNLMHALKVTGHNGFPVIGEPPCSDAPELCGLVLRSHLLVLLRGKKFTKQRVKTGSGIMKSFKAHDFAKAGSGKGVKLEDLEITEEEMEMYVDLHPITNTSPYTVVETMSLAKAAVLFRELGLRHLCVVPKTPGRPPIVGILTRHDFTPDHILGLYPHIKPHK, from the exons ATGGAGGAGGATCATAGTCGTAGAGAAGGGAATGGATTTGAGatagaagatgatgataaggaacACAGTGTGTCAATGTTGAGAGAGCCGTTTCTTGTTAGGAATATAAAGAATAATACTTCACAGATTGCCATTGTTGGTGCCAATACCTGCCCTATTGAAAGCCTTGATTATGA GATTGCTGATAATGAACTTTTTAAACAAGACTGGAGGTCTCGAAAGAAGGTTGAGATATATCAGTATGTTGTCCTCAAGTGGACACTTGCTCTCCTCATTGGGTTAGGTACAGGGCTTGTCGGCTTCTTCAATAACCTCGCTGTTGAAAACATAGCTGGTTTCAAACTTCTGCTGACAAACAATCTCATGCTTGAGAACAA GTACTATCAGGCATTTGCAACTTATGCTGGTTGCAACGTGGTTTTGGCTATTGCTGCTGCAGCCCTCTGTGCTTACGTTGCTCCTGCAGCAGCAGGCTCTGGTATACCTGAGGTTAAAGCATACCTCAATGGTGTAGATGCTCCTTCTATTTTGGCTCCTGCTACCCTCTTTGTAAAG ATTTTCGGGTCCATATTTGGAGTTGCTGCTGGATTTGTTGTTGGTAAAGAAGGACCCATGGTACATACTGGTGCTTGCATAGCCTCCTTACTTGGACAGGGTGGTTCTCGCAAGTATCATTTGACATGGAAATGGTTGAGATACTTCAAAAATGATCGAGACCGGCGAGATTTGGTTACATGTGGTTCTGCTGCTGGTGTAGCAGCTGCCTTCCGTGCTCCTGTTGGCGGGGTCTTATTTGCCCTTGAAGAAGCTGCTTCCTG GTGGAGGAGTGCCCTTCTTTGGAGGACGTTCTTTACGACAGCTGTAGTAGCAGTCGTATTGAGAGGTCTCATAGATTTTTGCCGATCTGGAAAATGTGGGCTATTTGGACAAGGAGGTCTGATCATGTTTGATGTAAATTCTAGAAAAGCCTTTTACAGCACCCCAGATCTACTAGCAGTTGTGTTCCTTGGAGTGATAGGAGGCGTTTTTGGAAGCCTTTACAACTATTGTGTCGTCAAGGTTCTTCGCACGTACAGCCTCATCAATGA GAGGGGTCCTTCGTTTAAGATCCTGCTTGTTATTGTCATTTCCCTTTTGACCTCTTGTTGCTCCTATGGTCTCCCATGGCTTTCGAAGTGCATTCCCTGTCCCCCTCACCTGGCCGAGAAATGCCCAACTGAAGGTCGCTCTGGCAACTTCAAGAATTTCCAGTGTCCACCAAACCACTACAACGACCTTGCTTCCCTCGTTTTCAACACCAATGATGATGCCATCCGCAACCTATTCACTTCCGGTAGTGAAAAGGAATTTCACCTCTCCACCCTTATGGTTTTCTTCTTTGCTATTTACTGCCTTGGCATTGTTACTTACGGCATTGCTGTTCCCTCTGGGCTCTTCATCCCCGTCATTCTTGCCGGGGCCTCTTATGGGCGTCTTACTGGAACAATGCTTGGCCCTCTGTCTAATCTTGATGCGGGTCCCTGTGCCCTCCTTGGAGCTGCCTCCTTCCTTGGTGGCACCATGAGAATGACAGTTTCTCTCTGTGTCATCCTTCTTGAACTTACTAACGACCTGCTTATGCTTCCACTAATGATGCTAGTGCTCCTCATTTCAAAAACAGTGGCCGATTGTTTCAACAAGGGTATTTATGATCAAATGGTGAGAATGAAAGGATTTCCTTACATGGAAGCCCATGCAGAACCATACATGAGACATCTTGTTGCAAGTGATGTTGTTTCTGGTCCATTAGTTTCATTCTCTGGGATTGAAAAGGTAGGGAACCTGATGCATGCTTTGAAAGTAACAGGGCACAATGGATTCCCCGTGATTGGTGAGCCGCCTTGTTCAGATGCTCCAGAATTGTGTGGACTTGTCTTGAGGTCTCATCTGCTTGTGTTGCTAAGAGGAAAGAAATTTACAAAGCAGAGAGTAAAGACGGGGTCAGGGATCATGAAGAGTTTCAAGGCACATGACTTTGCAAAGGCTGGATCAGGCAAAGGGGTGAAGCTGGAGGATTTGGAGATCACAGAGGAGGAGATGGAGATGTATGTTGATCTCCATCCTATTACCAACACATCTCCATACACCGTGGTTGAAACAATGTCTCTAGCAAAAGCTGCTGTTCTCTTTCGCGAACTTGGCCTGAGACACTTGTGTGTGGTGCCCAAGACACCAGGG AGGCCTCCTATTGTCGGGATCCTGACTCGCCATGACTTCACACCAGATCATATACTGGGGCTTTACCCACATATTAAACCTCACAAGTAG